In Citrus sinensis cultivar Valencia sweet orange chromosome 4, DVS_A1.0, whole genome shotgun sequence, one DNA window encodes the following:
- the LOC127898588 gene encoding probable disease resistance protein At5g63020, which translates to MGNILQISCDVGAMFNRCLDCTLGKAAYITDLKDNVVALETELEQLIAAKNDVMTRVLNSEHQHKMKRLNQVQVWLSRVETLKTEVDELMGRDGVSQEIDKLCLGGYCSRNCKSSYKFGRKVAKMLRDVKALKGEGVFEEVAAAAPELISVADERPTEPTVVGLQSQLEQVWRCLVQEPAAGIIGLYGMGGVGKTTLLTQINNKFVDNPTDFDSVIWVVVSKDLQLEKIQETIGKKIGLYTDSWKDRSLEEKAQDIFKTLSKKKFVLLLDDLWERVDLKKVGVPLPKNSAVVFTTRFVDVCGGMEARRKFKVECLSDEDAWELFREKVGEETIESHHSIPELAQTVANECGGLPLALITIGRAMAYKKTPEEWRYAIEVLRRSASEFAGLGKEVYPLLKFSYDCLPSDAIRSCFLYCCLYPEDYGIDKRDLIDCWMCEGFLEEDKFGTQNRGYYIVGTLVHACLLEEVEDDQVKMHDVVRDMALWITCEIEKEKEGFLVYAGSGLTEAPADVRGWEIVRRLSLMRNSIDNLPTVPTCPHLLTLFLNRNPLRTITGGFFQSMSCLTVLKMSDNETLRQLPMGISKLVSLQLLDISKTSVVELPEELKALVNLKCLNLDWAKELVVVPQQLLSNFSRLRVLRMFAIGVRSPYGLSSSWHENVAEELLGLKYLEVLEITFRSFKAYQTFLSSQKLRSCTQALLLDEFDREESIDVADLADLEQLNTLSFVGCDWPGGLRIDYKDMVQKSRQPYVFRSLEEVTVDSCRNLKHLTFLVFAPNLKSISVRYCNDMEEIISAGEFDDIPEMTGIISSPFAKLQRLRLERLRNLKSIYWKPLPLPRLKELEFRGCDSLKKLPLDSNSANGRRILIRGGEYWWRGLQWKDEATQNAFRLCFQSLDELWLEGLSPD; encoded by the coding sequence ATGGGTAACATTTTGCAAATCTCTTGCGATGTTGGCGCAATGTTCAATCGTTGCCTAGACTGCACTCTCGGCAAAGCTGCTTATATAACTGACCTCAAAGATAATGTTGTTGCCTTGGAGACTGAATTGGAACAACTAATCGCTGCAAAGAATGATGTGATGACGAGGGTCCTCAATTCTGAACACCAACACAAAATGAAGAGGCTGAACCAAGTGCAGGTTTGGCTTTCGAGGGTGGAGACTCTTAAAACTGAAGTTGATGAACTCATGGGAAGAGATGGTGTCTCTCAGGAAATTGACAAATTGTGTCTTGGAGGCTACTGCTCCAGGAACTGCAAGTCAAGCTACAAGTTTGGTAGAAAAGTTGCTAAAATGCTGCGAGATGTGAAGGCCTTAAAGGGCGAAGGAGTTTTTGAAGAGGTGGCCGCGGCAGCTCCAGAATTAATATCTGTTGCAGATGAAAGACCTACTGAGCCAACGGTGGTAGGCTTGCAATCACAACTTGAACAAGTTTGGAGATGTCTTGTACAAGAACCTGCAGCTGGTATAATTGGCCTATACGGCATGGGCGGTGTCGGTAAAACTACACTGTTAACccaaatcaataataaatttgttgaTAATCCAACAGATTTTGATTCTGTGATTTGGGTTGTGGTGTCAAAAGACCTGCAGcttgaaaaaattcaagaaactATCGGGAAAAAGATAGGTCTATATACTGATTCATGGAAGGACAGAAGTCTCGAAGAGAAAGCTCAGGACATCTTCAAGACTTTAAGCAAGAAGaagtttgttttgttgttggaTGATCTATGGGAGCGGGTTGATCTAAAGAAGGTAGGCGTCCCTCTTCCAAAAAATAGTGCAGTGGTATTTACAACCCGTTTCGTTGATGTTTGTGGCGGTATGGAAGCTCGAAGGAAGTTCAAAGTGGAATGCTTATCCGATGAGGATGCTTGGGAGCTATTTCGAGAGAAAGTTGGGGAAGAAACTATTGAGAGTCATCATAGTATTCCTGAACTAGCTCAAACTGTGGCAAATGAGTGCGGTGGATTGCCGCTCGCGCTTATTACTATTGGTCGAGCCATGGCCTACAAAAAGACTCCTGAAGAATGGAGATATGCGATTGAAGTTTTAAGAAGATCAGCTTCCGAATTTGCAGGTTTGGGAAAGGAGGTATATCCTCTTTTAAAATTCAGTTATGATTGCTTGCCAAGCGATGCAATCAGATCTTGTTTCTTATATTGTTGTTTATATCCGGAAGATTACGGCATAGATAAAAGAGACTTGATTGATTGCTGGATGTGCGAGGGGTTTTTGGAAGAAGACAAGTTTGGCACACAAAACCGAGGATACTATATCGTGGGCACTCTTGTTCATGCATGTTTATTGGAAGAGGTAGAAGATGATCAAGTAAAAATGCATGACGTCGTCCGCGATATGGCATTGTGGATAACTTGTGAGATTGAGAAGGAGAAGGAGGGCTTTTTGGTTTATGCAGGTTCCGGATTAACGGAGGCACCTGCAGATGTCAGAGGATGGGAAATTGTGAGAAGATTATCATTGATGAGAAATTCAATTGATAATCTACCAACTGTTCCGACATGCCCTCATCTTCTTACTTTGTTTCTTAACCGTAATCCGTTGAGGACGATCACCGGTGGCTTCTTCCAGTCTATGTCTTGTCTAACAGTTTTGAAGATGTCAGATAATGAAACGCTACGGCAGTTACCAATGGGGATCTCAAAGTTGGTTTCACTACAACTCCTTGATATTTCAAAAACAAGCGTTGTAGAGTTACCAGAAGAGTTAAAAGCGTTGGTAAATcttaaatgtttgaatttggaCTGGGCAAAAGAGTTAGTTGTAGTTCCACAGCAACTGTTATCTAATTTTTCAAGGTTACGTGTGTTGAGAATGTTTGCTATTGGTGTTAGATCACCTTACGGACTGTCTAGCTCTTGGCATGAGAATGTAGCAGAGGAATTGCtcggtttgaaatatttagagGTACTGGAGATCACCTTCAGGAGTTTTAAGGCTTACCAAACATTTTTGAGCTCACAGAAGTTACGAAGTTGTACCCAAGCTCTCTTGCTCGATGAGTTCGATAGGGAGGAGTCGATCGATGTTGCAGATTTAGCAGATCTAGAGCAGCTCAATACATTATCCTTTGTTGGTTGTGATTGGCCTGGGGGACTGAGGATTGACTACAAAGATATGGTACAAAAATCGCGCCAACCTTATGTTTTCCGCAGCCTTGAGGAAGTTACCGTAGACAGTTGCAGAAATTTGAAACACTTGACATTCCTCGTTTTTGCTCCAAACCTCAAGTCTATTTCCGTACGCTATTGCAATGACATGGAAGAAATAATCAGTGCTGGAGAGTTTGATGACATTCCTGAGATGACGGGAATAATAAGCAGCCCTTTTGCAAAACTCCAGCGTCTTCGGTTAGAGCGACTGCGCAATTTGAAGAGCATTTACTGGAAGCCCTTGCCTCTCCCACGTCTGAAAGAATTGGAATTTCGGGGTTGCGATTCGCTTAAGAAGCTTCCACTCGATTCAAATAGTGCAAATGGGCGTAGAATTCTTATTCGTGGAGGTGAATACTGGTGGAGAGGGCTTCAATGGAAGGATGAAGCCACTCAAAATGCTTTTCGTCTCTGTTTCCAATCTCTTGACGAACTGTGGTTAGAGGGGCTAAGCCCGGATTGA
- the LOC102606891 gene encoding WEB family protein At3g02930, chloroplastic-like, producing the protein MATKSKSALSETPSKASPATPRASKVGKGVTKPETDSHSPLQNSRLSIDRSPRSINSKPSIERRSPKVASTPPAKVAITPSAKAATPPVKAATPPEKSQSRLVKGSELQAQLNLVQEDLKKAKEKIELIEKEKVQAIDELKEAQRVAEEANEKLQEALMAQKRAEENSEIEKFRAVEMEQAGIEASQKKEEEWQKEIEAVRNQHALDVASLLSTTQELQRIKQELAMTTDAKNQALSHADDATKIAELHVEKVEILSSELTRLKALLDSQRETESIKNRELVLKLEEEIDTLKEELEKSRTIKKKLMEREASIEQLNIELEAAKMAESYARNLVEEWKIRVEELEMQAEEAHKLKRSASESLDAVMRQLEGNNDKLHDAESEIAALKEKVGLLEMTIGRQKADLDESERKHSMAKNETSEMAKTVESLKFELETVKEEKAQALNNEKLAASSVQNLLEEKHKLINELENSREEEEKSKKAMESLASALHEVSVEAREAKEKLLSSQTEHETYEAQIEDIRIVLKATNEKYESMLDDTKHEIGLLTNTIKEAKDESKISKAEWEQKELHLVDCVKKSEEENSSLEKEINRLVNLLKETEEDACATKEEEAQLRDSLKEVEAEVIYMQETLGQARAESMKLKESLLDKETELQSVIQENEELRAREADSVKKVEELSGLLEEAMAKKQTAENGELTDSEKDYDLLPKVVEFSEENGHARGEEKPKMELPVQECKEQNLENSKEETNGMTDETVELAAAKIDNVNGKLKEDESKEKEDDSVEVEFKMWESCKIEKELSPDREPEPESFEEETNSKVEGSENFGQINGLSSSENIDDGGSSPSKQQQLQQKKKKPFIRKFGSLLKKKQATTPK; encoded by the exons ATGGCAACCAAATCCAA ATCTGCTTTATCTGAAACTCCTAGCAAAGCTTCCCCAGCTACTCCAAGAGCGAGTAAAGTTGGAAAGGGAGTGACTAAGCCAGAAACTGATTCACATTCTCCCCTGCAAAATTCTCGGCTTTCTATTGATAGATCCCCGCGGTCTATTAACTCGAAGCCCTCAATTGAACGTCGATCCCCCAAGGTTGCTTCAACCCCACCTGCTAAGGTTGCTATTACCCCATCAGCTAAGGCCGCTACACCACCAGTGAAGGCTGCTACCCCACCTGAA AAGTCCCAATCACGGCTTGTAAAGGGATCGGAATTGCAGGCTCAATTGAATCTTGTTCAGGAAGATCTTaagaaagcaaaagaaaagatagaaTTAATTGAGAAAGAGAAGGTGCAAGCTATTGATGAGCTAAAAGAAGCACAGAGAGTCGCTGAAGAGGCAAATGAGAAACTGCAAGAGGCTTTGATGGCTCAAAAGCGTGCCGAGGAGaattctgaaattgagaagttccGGGCTGTTGAAATGGAACAGGCAGGAATTGAGGCATCccagaaaaaggaagaagaatgGCAAAAAGAGATTGAAGCAGTGAGGAACCAACATGCTTTGGATGTAGCTTCTCTCTTGTCTACTACGCAGGAGCTTCAGAGGATTAAGCAAGAACTGGCAATGACAACTGACGCAAAGAACCAGGCATTGAGCCATGCCGATGATGCCACTAAGATTGCTGAGCTTCATGTTGAAAAGGTGGAGATTCTCTCATCTGAGTTGACCCGGTTGAAGGCTTTGCTTGATTCACAGCGTGAAACAGAGTCCATTAAGAATAGGGAGCTGGTTTTGAAGCTTGAGGAGGAGATAGATACTTTAAAGGAAGAACTTGAGAAATCTAGAactatcaaaaaaaaattaatggaaagaGAAGCTTCTATTGAACAGCTTAACATCGAGCTAGAGGCTGCAAAGATGGCTGAATCTTATGCTCGTAATTTAGTGGAGGAGTGGAAAATCAGGGTGGAGGAATTAGAAATGCAGGCTGAGGAAGCACATAAGTTGAAGAGATCTGCTTCAGAGTCCTTGGATGCAGTCATGAGACAGCTGGAGGGTAACAATGATAAATTGCATGATGCAGAATCTGAAATTGCTGCTCTTAAAGAGAAAGTGGGATTGTTGGAAATGACAATTGGAAGACAGAAAGCGGATCTTGATGAATCAGAGCGTAAGCATAGTATGGCTAAGAATGAAACTTCTGAAATGGCAAAAACGGTTGAGTCTTTGAAGTTTGAGCTGGAGACTGTGAAGGAGGAAAAAGCTCAGGCTTTGAACAATGAGAAGCTTGCAGCATCTAGTGTTCAAAACCTATTGGAAGAGAAACACAAACTCATaaatgaattggaaaattCCAGGGAAGAAGAGGAGAAGAGCAAGAAGGCAATGGAAAGCTTAGCTTCTGCCTTACATGAAGTTTCTGTTGAAGCAAGGGAAGCCAAAGAAAAGCTTTTATCCAGTCAAACCGAGCATGAAACTTATGAGGCGCAGATAGAAGATATAAGGATAGTCCTGAAAGCAACAAATGAGAAGTATGAAAGCATGCTTGATGATACAAAACATGAGATTGGTCTTCTTACAAATACCATTAAAGAAGCCAAAGATGAATCCAAGATATCCAAGGCTGAGTGGGAGCAAAAGGAACTTCATTTGGTGGATTGTGTAAAGAAATCTGAAGAAGAAAACTCTTCActggaaaaagaaataaataggCTGGTCAACCTGTTAAAAGAAACTGAGGAGGATGCTTGTGCCacaaaagaggaagaagcTCAGCTGAGGGATAGCCTAAAGGAGGTTGAAGCTGAGGTGATTTATATGCAGGAAACTCTTGGGCAAGCAAGGGCTGAGAGCATGAAACTGAAGGAGAGTTTGTTGGACAAAGAAACCGAGTTGCAAAGTGTCATTCAAGAAAATGAGGAGCTCCGAGCTAGAGAAGCGGATTCTGTTAAAAAGGTTGAAGAGTTGTCTGGTTTGCTTGAAGAAGCTATGGCCAAGAAGCAAACTGCGGAAAATGGTGAGCTTACAGACAGCGAAAAAGACTATGATCTCCTTCCCAAGGTTGTTGAATTCTCTGAAGAGAATGGACATGCAAGAGGAGAAGAGAAGCCCAAAATGGAGCTTCCAGTGCAAGAATGCAAGGAACAGAATTTGGAAAATTCCAAAGAAGAGACAAATGGCATGACTGATGAGACTGTTGAACTAGCTGCTGCCAAGATTGATAATGTCAATGGAAAGCTGAAGGAAGATGAAagcaaagagaaagaagatgaTTCAGTAGAAGTTGAATTCAAGATGTGGGAGAGCTGCAAGATTGAGAAGGAGCTTTCACCAGACAGAGAGCCAGAACCAGAATCCTTCGAAGAGGAAACAAACTCAAAGGTGGAGGGCAGTGAAAACTTTGGTCAGATTAATGGGCTATCTTCTTCAGAGAACATCGACGATGGTGGAAGCTCACCGTCAAAGCAACAGCAGCTGcagcagaagaagaagaaacctTTCATCCGAAAGTTTGGAAGCTTACTGAAGAAGAAGCAGGCTACCACCCCCAAGTAG